The DNA segment GTTGGCCGGCTCGTGCGAGAAATAATCGGTCAGCGTCTCGCGGTATTCCGGGTGGGTATAGCTGTACAGCCGCAACCCTTCGCCCGGGCTGTGCTCACCCACCGGCTGCAGCATCTTGGCCACGGTATGCGACGAATTGCGCAACCCGATCACGGTGCGCCGCTCCAGCAGCCGCGACAGGCCGGGCGACAGCACATCTACCGGCAGCACCGCCAGCGGGCCGTCGCCGCCGGTCTCACGCAGCCGTGCCGAGGCTTCTGCCGTGCTGGTGCACAGCGGAATGCCCAGCGCCTCGAACAGGGTCATGCTGGTGACGCGGTCATTGAATAGGCGAGTGCCGTGCACCAGTACGGGGATGCCTTCGCGCGCCAGCAGCAGCGCCAGCAGCGGCACCAGGTTCGGTTGCTTGCGTGCGCCGTTATAGCTGGGGATCACCACCGCCTGGCGGTCGGGCGGCGCGGGCAGCGGCTGGCAGTGCGCATGGGCGGCTTCGAGCATGCCGGCAAGCTCGTGCGGGGCCTCGCCCTTGATGCGGTAGGCCATCAGGATC comes from the Cupriavidus sp. P-10 genome and includes:
- the ybiB gene encoding DNA-binding protein YbiB, whose translation is MTTPASPFPAARYIKEVGRGVNGARALPRDDAQTLFDAMLAGRVSDIELGAILMAYRIKGEAPHELAGMLEAAHAHCQPLPAPPDRQAVVIPSYNGARKQPNLVPLLALLLAREGIPVLVHGTRLFNDRVTSMTLFEALGIPLCTSTAEASARLRETGGDGPLAVLPVDVLSPGLSRLLERRTVIGLRNSSHTVAKMLQPVGEHSPGEGLRLYSYTHPEYRETLTDYFSHEPANVLLARGTEGEVVADARRSGRIDWLHEGHQQTLVDPAGGSLAEVPELPPGNDAGLTAAWIRRVLDGAVPVPVPIATQVEAIRECLKLGTRVTWASPV